The Hemicordylus capensis ecotype Gifberg chromosome 5, rHemCap1.1.pri, whole genome shotgun sequence nucleotide sequence TGCTACTAGGTAGTTAGGTTTGTCAATTTGTGGCTTGTCATAAAATAttctaattgtttttttaaagcttcctgAGACTGACTCTTCTCTTAACCTTTTTGTCTCTTGCTCTTAGGATTTCAGATGCATGCCAGATTCCTGGTGAATGCCAGAAGTAGAGATCGCTACAGATGGAGTCCCAAGGTCAACATGGAAGTGGCAGTTCATTAGTTGTCCTTCAGCAGCCTTCTTTGGATAGCAGGCAAAGGGTGGACTATGAAAGAGACGTTCAGCCCACAGCTATCTTGTCTCTGGAGCAGATCAAGACCATCAGGGGCAGCAACGAGTACACTGAAGGCCCATCTGTGGTGAAAAGGTCAGCTCCACGGACAGCGCCTAGACAAGAAAAGCATGAAAGGACTCATGAAATCATACCGATTAATGTGAATAATAATTATGAGCACAGGCCCAGCCATCCAGGACACGTGCTGCATCAACACAACTCAAGGGCTCCTGTGTTGAGCAGATCCACAAGCACTGGGAGCGCAGCCAGTTCTGGGAGCAACAGCAGTGCTTCTTCAGAGCAGGGCCTGCTGCTAAGATCGTCCCCATCTAGGTTAGGGCCTGGTCACAGATCTGAAAGGCCAATCTGGACGCAGCCCAAGCCGTCATCCCTGATTGTAGACGATCTGAAGAGTCCCTTGAAAGAGGACTTGACGCAGCACAAGTTTATCTGTGAACAGTGTGGGAAGTGCAAATGTGGAGAGTGCACGGCACCCAGGGCCTTGCCATCTTGCTTGGCTTGCAACAGGCAGTGCTTGTGTTCAGCAGAGAGCATGGTGGAATACAGCACCTGCATGTGCTTGGTCAAAGGGATCTTCTACCACTGTTCCAATGATGATGAAGGGGACTCTTATGCGGATAATCCTTGCTCTTGCTCCCAGGCACATTGCTGGTCTAGGTACTTATGTATGGGAGCCATGTCCTTCTTTTTGCCTTGCCTGCTTTGTTATCCTCCTGCAAAAGGATGCCTTAAACTGTGCCGAGGATGTTATGACCGGATCAATCGTCCAGGTTGCCGATGCAAGAACTCTAACACGGTTTATTGTAAGCTGGAAAGTTGCCCTTCGAGGGGTCAAGGCAAGCCCTCATGATTTATAGAGGAAAATGTTCAGTTCCTTTAGACTCTTTCAGGTTGTGGCTGGCTCTTCTGTctcgattcccccccccccgcccttcacccatttccttttcttttttctaactTTCATACACAAGCTCTTTCCTTTTGACGCCATAGTTTCTCTCAGCGAAGGCAAATCTGAATATTTCCTTGGTCTTTGGTAAGTGTGGCTCACGTACTTGCATCTAATTTCTCAGCTTGGCAAGTCGACTCAGGTTTGTGAGTAATCCACTCCTGAAAGAAGTAATGAGAGTAATGGGTTTTTCTGAAGCCTTTTAACTCTGCAAACAACTTTCCAAAGATGCTGCTTTGTTTGTTCTCTACAACTCTTAttttaaaccacttttcaatGGCTTTCTAAGTGACTTTTCAAAGTTTTTTTCCATGAAAGAGCTGGATtatgaagctttttttttttttttaaagaaagcatgtGTTTTAGTTAGTTTGGAACTTAGCAAACCTAGTGCTCACCTTCTTTTCATAGTGCAACTAGCCTGTTTTTGCTCCTTTCTTGACTGTGCTTTAAAATTTCTCAGTCCAGACTCTGAAACCTTATTTTATTTACCTTGgctccccaccactgcccactTCACTAGATGGATCTGCACATTGGAAATGCTATGGCTACAGCTTTGTTCATGGTTTCTATAGCTTTCAGATATACCCAGGGCCCTACATTTCTATTTTTTAACATCTTTTCTTTTGATACTAAAGTTGTTGGTTTCTGCACATCTGAGTAATAATCTTCAGGTATCATACAGTTTAAATTGTGTAAACGTTCTTTGATCTCTAACATTTCTATTATTTCTGTGGTTTAATGTCATTTAACTCAATCCTGTGCTTTATAACTTTAACCCTCTCCCTTTTTATTGCCTTAGCCACAAATTGTGGTGCTTTTTGTATATTTTATGTAAAAACACAAAGTTGAATTCTTCCTATTTTTAAGACAAAGGTCTGTTAAAACTTTTTTATTGTAAAGAATATTTATTATGTGAATCTCTATTATTTTATGATATTTATTACAAAGGACAGTTCCAAAAATGTACTCCTGTCTGAATATAACAAAATATCAATACTTAACAAAAAATAAGGGTGACACGCAGAAAGTACATATGTTAAACTATAATGCagaaaatataataattaatgAAAACGTCTCTTGGgttctttatttttaatataacAGTAAGCTGTGTTAGCAGTATTAGTAAGTTAAGAGTACTGCTCCTTCTGTACCTTCCTCATTTTTATCACAACTGTGAAACCACTTCTAGTATTCTAgtttcatttaatcactttttTTGTTTTCAGTCAAGAGTTTGCTCTGAGATACTTCACAGGATTCATGTATGTTGGACAGGGGTGGACAACATGTGGTCCACAAgctgcatttgtgcagttgcagaTTTTTGGTCAACTACTTACAGCTCCATCTTTCATTTTCTTAAGTTTCTGGTTCCCATGGCTGCAAATATAAGTGTGAAAATGGAATGGCAAAATTTGCTAATATAAAGGattgaaagggagaaaaaaatgagCAAGAAAATGCCAAAATGTCTAGTATTTCAAATTGCACGATGTCTATATATTGCAACCTTTCGAAAGGTACAGCAACTCTGTACTTTCAGATTACAAGACTATAGAATAAATACAGTTGGTATACCAATCACAATTTGACATTGCCAGATTCTTTAAAAACATACATTAGCTGCACCTGCACCACTCATCATTATTTAGGACATTGCTTTTGGTGCTGAACTTGTTGCCCCTCCCTGTTCTGTGTGATCACCAGAGTATTGGGTTCTGCCTTCTAAGGAGGCACTATGGAAGCATAGTTGTCCATCAGTTTATCTGCTTGCCCTTTCTAAAATGCCAGACATTCCTGTCCATTTTTAGGAATACATGTGTTAGCTGGATGAATTGGATATTAGAAGaaaatgcatttgtttttaagttttgcaTCCAAATAAAATTTAACTCAGGACAAAAGTACCTTGTGTTACTGAAGTCCCTTAGTTGGGGAGCCTTCTGAGTAATTCTACTTCTTGAACTGTCACTGGGTTCCACTCTGATGTCCTCACCTGTTTGTTCATCACTCTGAGCCTCCAAATGATTACACAGAAATTTGAGGATAGA carries:
- the SPRY1 gene encoding protein sprouty homolog 1 yields the protein MESQGQHGSGSSLVVLQQPSLDSRQRVDYERDVQPTAILSLEQIKTIRGSNEYTEGPSVVKRSAPRTAPRQEKHERTHEIIPINVNNNYEHRPSHPGHVLHQHNSRAPVLSRSTSTGSAASSGSNSSASSEQGLLLRSSPSRLGPGHRSERPIWTQPKPSSLIVDDLKSPLKEDLTQHKFICEQCGKCKCGECTAPRALPSCLACNRQCLCSAESMVEYSTCMCLVKGIFYHCSNDDEGDSYADNPCSCSQAHCWSRYLCMGAMSFFLPCLLCYPPAKGCLKLCRGCYDRINRPGCRCKNSNTVYCKLESCPSRGQGKPS